One Prunus dulcis chromosome 7, ALMONDv2, whole genome shotgun sequence DNA segment encodes these proteins:
- the LOC117634753 gene encoding dirigent protein 19-like — MALSLRFYGVFVVLLVSLLVSKASSTSHHEHHHHHQLKSLHFALFQHETINRTGYIVVNGVGGAGISQTTTPFGTVFVFQDPMTVTANRSSKVVGIAQGTSVTSSLDGLQSISVAKITLRLKHHSGSVSIVGGTHNVKPADHPVVGGTGDFLFVQGYVTSSPVNLKGQTVVYKIEFHLYWPPYATQGS; from the coding sequence ATGGCTCTGTCTCTTCGTTTCTATGGAGTTTTTGTTGTTCTACTTGTTTCCCTCCTCGTAAGTAAAGCCTCCTCTACCTCTCACCACGagcatcaccaccaccaccaactcAAGTCCCTTCACTTCGCTCTCTTTCAACACGAAACCATAAACAGAACCGGATATATTGTAGTGAATGGTGTAGGTGGAGCAGGCATTAGTCAAACCACTACACCTTTTGGCACCGTGTTTGTTTTCCAGGATCCGATGACCGTCACAGCCAATCGATCTTCGAAAGTAGTTGGAATAGCTCAAGGAACCTCTGTCACCTCCAGCTTGGATGGGCTTCAGAGCATCTCAGTAGCTAAGATCACTTTGCGTTTAAAGCACCACTCTGGTTCTGTTTCCATAGTCGGAGGCACGCATAACGTTAAGCCCGCTGATCATCCTGTTGTGGGAGGCACTGGTGATTTCCTGTTTGTGCAAGGCTATGTGACATCATCCCCAGTCAATCTCAAGGGCCAAACCGTTGTCTACAAGATTGAATTTCACCTTTACTGGCCTCCATATGCAACTCAAGGTTCTTAG
- the LOC117634752 gene encoding rubber cis-polyprenyltransferase HRT2-like encodes MEKSVIGASQRLGGLGTFLRKCMFSVVSVGPIPEHIAFIMDGNRRYAKRRNLPVAEGHKAGYLALMSILRYCYELGVKYVTVYAFSIDNFKRRPEEVQTLMDLLQEKIEVLLEKESFVNQYGIRVYFIGNLKLLNEPVRVAAEKAMKATANNSKAVLLICVAYTSCDEIVHAVQESCNEKRNEIQALNGTKFSNGVTYGVEKGEKINGVMECDLHKSCNGSLDGEAALDTSKPCSERDEADEKENTTVNHVEKDKGREVASRICNGLIEDVQESEKLPHKIPNVKLVDVEKHLYMAVAPDPDIMIRTSGETRLSNFLLWQTSNCPLYSPAALWPELGLWHLVWAVLNFQRNHYYLEKKRKQM; translated from the coding sequence ATGGAGAAAAGCGTTATTGGTGCAAGCCAAAGGTTGGGGGGTTTAGGTACTTTCTTGAGGAAATGTATGTTTAGCGTTGTATCTGTGGGCCCCATTCCTGAGCACATTGCCTTCATCATGGATGGGAACCGAAGGTATGCAAAGAGGAGGAACTTACCTGTAGCGGAAGGTCATAAAGCTGGATATTTGGCTCTCATGTCCATACTGAGGTACTGCTATGAATTGGGAGTCAAGTATGTAACAGTTTATGCCTTCAGCATTGACAATTTCAAGCGACGGCCAGAGGAGGTGCAAACTCTAATGGATCTGTTGCAGGAGAAGATTGAGGTGCTGCTTGAGAAAGAAAGTTTTGTTAACCAATATGGTATCAGAGTATATTTTATTGGTAACTTGAAACTTCTGAATGAGCCTGTCAGGGTTGCTGCtgaaaaggcaatgaaggcTACTGCCAACAACTCCAAGGCTGTGCTTTTGATCTGTGTGGCCTATACTTCATGTGATGAGATTGTTCATGCTGTACAAGAATCCTGCAATGAGAAAAGGAATGAAATTCAGGCATTGAATGGAACCAAGTTTAGCAATGGTGTGACTTATGGAGTTGAAAAGGGAGAGAAGATTAATGGTGTGATGGAGTGTGATCTTCATAAATCATGCAACGGCAGTTTGGATGGAGAAGCAGCATTAGATACCAGTAAACCTTGCAGTGAAAGAGATGAGGCGGATGAGAAGGAAAATACAACTGTTAATCATGTTGAAAAAGATAAAGGGCGTGAAGTTGCAAGTAGAATTTGCAATGGTCTGATTGAAGATGTTCAAGAGAGTGAGAAGTTGCCACACAAAATTCCTAATGTAAAGCTAGTCGATGTTGAGAAGCACCTGTACATGGCAGTGGCACCTGATCCAGACATTATGATCCGAACTTCGGGTGAGACCCGCCTGAGCAATTTCCTACTCTGGCAAACTTCTAACTGCCCATTGTACTCCCCTGCTGCTCTGTGGCCAGAGTTGGGCTTATGGCACCTGGTTTGGGCAGTTCTGAATTTCCAGAGAAACCACTACTatttggagaagaaaaggaagcaAATGTAA